A portion of the Parambassis ranga chromosome 22, fParRan2.1, whole genome shotgun sequence genome contains these proteins:
- the tmed8 gene encoding protein TMED8 isoform X2 has product MERLDATSELQSRLSSLSFSSFPGITSKQFDNRPLDRLQNTNLSEGFSQPQNQADMEETKADSGQRSEANEEAPAELALGDGGEENNSAGSCQLSAEMKAQLPPLKPPTTWTSAELKELKTKLRTEKDSMVTVYRGDIMTVHVPTVPEAKKVCWEFATDGYDIGFGIYFDWTPVTNRSIMVHISESSDDEDEEEELEGPVSNGDVEKGSKSHTNSNLAEILPVYRQDSHLSVQGGSHDFPGEGTYLLKFDNSYSLWRNKTLYYRVYYSA; this is encoded by the exons ATGGAGAGATTAGATGCTACATCTGAGCTGCAGTCAAGGCTGTCATCCTtgtccttctcctctttccCAGGAATAACATCCAAACAGTTCGACAATAGACCGCTGGACAG ACTCCAGAATACAAACCTTTCAGAGGGCTTTTCTCAACCCCAAAACCAAGCTGATATGGAAGAAACTAAGGCGGATTCAGGACAACGTTCAGAG GCTAATGAAGAGGCCCCTGCTGAGCTGGCCCTGggggatggaggagaggagaacaaCAGTGCTGGGAGCTGTCAGCTCTCTGCTGAGATGAAAG CCCAGTTGCCGCCTCTGAAACCTCCAACAACTTGGACATCTGCTGAACTGAAGGAGCTTAAAACAAAGCTTCGGACGGAGAAGGACAGCATGGTGACAGTGTATCGAGGTGACATCATGACGGTCCATGTGCCCACTGTTCCAGAAGCCAAAAAAGTGTGCTGGGAGTTTGCCACAGATGGTTATGACATTGGCTTTGGCATATATTTTGACTGGACTCCTGTGACAAACCGGTCCATCATGGTGCACATCAGTGAGTCaagtgatgatgaagatgaagaggaggagctggaag GCCCTGTCAGTAATGGTGATGTCGAGAAGGGCTCCAAATCTCACACCAACTCCAACTTGGCTGAAATCTTACCGGTGTACCGCCAGGACAGTCATTTGTCCGTCCAAGGGGGGAGCCATGATTTTCCAGGTGAAGGCACGTACCTTTTAAAGTTTGATAACTCCTACTCCCTTTGGCGAAATAAAACTCTTTACTATAGGGTTTATTATAGTGCCTGA
- the tmed8 gene encoding protein TMED8 isoform X1 translates to MTAMERLDATSELQSRLSSLSFSSFPGITSKQFDNRPLDRLQNTNLSEGFSQPQNQADMEETKADSGQRSEANEEAPAELALGDGGEENNSAGSCQLSAEMKAQLPPLKPPTTWTSAELKELKTKLRTEKDSMVTVYRGDIMTVHVPTVPEAKKVCWEFATDGYDIGFGIYFDWTPVTNRSIMVHISESSDDEDEEEELEGPVSNGDVEKGSKSHTNSNLAEILPVYRQDSHLSVQGGSHDFPGEGTYLLKFDNSYSLWRNKTLYYRVYYSA, encoded by the exons ATGACAGCCATGGAGAGATTAGATGCTACATCTGAGCTGCAGTCAAGGCTGTCATCCTtgtccttctcctctttccCAGGAATAACATCCAAACAGTTCGACAATAGACCGCTGGACAG ACTCCAGAATACAAACCTTTCAGAGGGCTTTTCTCAACCCCAAAACCAAGCTGATATGGAAGAAACTAAGGCGGATTCAGGACAACGTTCAGAG GCTAATGAAGAGGCCCCTGCTGAGCTGGCCCTGggggatggaggagaggagaacaaCAGTGCTGGGAGCTGTCAGCTCTCTGCTGAGATGAAAG CCCAGTTGCCGCCTCTGAAACCTCCAACAACTTGGACATCTGCTGAACTGAAGGAGCTTAAAACAAAGCTTCGGACGGAGAAGGACAGCATGGTGACAGTGTATCGAGGTGACATCATGACGGTCCATGTGCCCACTGTTCCAGAAGCCAAAAAAGTGTGCTGGGAGTTTGCCACAGATGGTTATGACATTGGCTTTGGCATATATTTTGACTGGACTCCTGTGACAAACCGGTCCATCATGGTGCACATCAGTGAGTCaagtgatgatgaagatgaagaggaggagctggaag GCCCTGTCAGTAATGGTGATGTCGAGAAGGGCTCCAAATCTCACACCAACTCCAACTTGGCTGAAATCTTACCGGTGTACCGCCAGGACAGTCATTTGTCCGTCCAAGGGGGGAGCCATGATTTTCCAGGTGAAGGCACGTACCTTTTAAAGTTTGATAACTCCTACTCCCTTTGGCGAAATAAAACTCTTTACTATAGGGTTTATTATAGTGCCTGA